The sequence AGCCCGAGACCATCAAAAGCTGCTTATATATCTGTGGGGCCTGCGGCAGTGCATAGAATTTTCCTTTATGTTTTCTGGATGGAACAATATAATCCCGTGCTCCTTCGGGAGAGGATGCCGACAAAATCGGCGTCTGGATTTCGACAAAGCCCATCTCGGTCATCTTCTGCCTTAAAAAGCTGATGACCTGGGATCTGAACAGGATATTATCCTTTACCTTCCGGTTTCTCAGATCAAGGTAGCGGTACTTTAGGCGCACTTCCTCACGAATTTCCTTGGAAGTGGCAACTTCAAAGGGCAGATCCCTGTAGACCCGGCCCAAAACCGTCACTTTTTGCGCCACAAGCTCAATGGTACCTGTGGGAATCTTGGGGTTGTAGGTTTCTTCATCCCGTTTTTCAATCACACCTTCAATGGATAAGCACTCTTCTTTTCTGATACCTTTTGGAAACTCGATATTTCTGAATACCACCTGCATGACACCATACATGTCCCTAAGGTCAATAAAGGACACGCCGCCGTGGTCCCGGATGTTCTCCACCCAACCGGCAATTTTAAGGACGCTGCCAATATCTTCTTCAGTGATTTGATTCATTGTCTTGGTACGATAAATCTCCGCCATAAAATCTCCCTCCTCATCTTTACTCAAATTTATTTTGTCGGGAGAACAGCCGAAAATATAAAAAAGCTGCTCGCCCGAAATAGAAATTTCAGGGCGAACAGCATTATTGTCCGCGGTACCACCTGAATTACTATACCCCTTTGTACAGTCACTCCTCAGTGTTTGCCGCTTTAACGTTCGGCCTACGTCGCACCTACTCGTCATATCCCATATGACTTTCAGATTGAAGCTGATGAAGTGTTATTCACATGAATTCACTTTACAGGGTTCTCACTATTCCCCGCTCACTGTAAACGATAATTCATGTTACTTCTCTTCGTCATCGCTTTGTTACAACTTATTACTATTTTTTTACTTTATATTTTAATACATCTCAACTTACCCTGTCAATAGAAAATTTTTATTGTGATATATGAAGTATGGTATAAATCACACCTTTTTCTGTTTTCACTTTTTCTAAATCATCAATAAAATAAAACACATGGTATTTCCATTTGTCCGGATTATAAATGATTATATACTCCGCATCAATTTTCGGTATCGCATCTTTGATACTTTTTTTAAAGTTGTTCAAGCTTTCTTTCGGCTCTATTTCTCCCACAGCTTCAAATAAGAAGTTTGCGTCTTTAATTCTTTGCGTTTAGTGTTATCCTGCATTGTGATGCAATCATATTTCCACTTCCTTTTGTGCATCCCAATATCTGGATGGCTAAATATTTTAAATGGTCCTACGGCGTGTCTCATAAAAGCATATCTTATTAATGACATTTTCATTATAACCGTTTATGCTTAAGAATAATATGAATAACTTATTGTTTGCATAATAAAATTGCATCCAAACTCTGCTATTAAGAACCACATTATGATTTTTAATAAGCTCCTGATAATACCCATTTTTCTCTATCTCGTATTTCCTCATATTTCATATATCAAACAGGTAGTTTTTGTAAATTTTTGTTTGCAACAGA comes from Acetivibrio thermocellus ATCC 27405 and encodes:
- a CDS encoding DUF4865 family protein, producing MKDANFLFEAVGEIEPKESLNNFKKSIKDAIPKIDAEYIIIYNPDKWKYHVFYFIDDLEKVKTEKGVIYTILHISQ